From a single Toxoplasma gondii ME49 chromosome II, whole genome shotgun sequence genomic region:
- a CDS encoding hypothetical protein (encoded by transcript TGME49_220870~Signal peptide predicted by SignalP 2.0 HMM (probability 0.792) with cleavage site probability 0.360 at residue 49~Predicted trans-membrane domain (TMHMM2.0):20-43:79-102:122-154): MAKTGVSGVAPRRMGDPEKALAVAIAARLLGITAGFFSIVLWLLMAVTCAPTLTVDRNDLFSDVNAALWREAFFSFNPRIFGNLWAPFVMGWTSILLHFKNFNVPPITRSWARFAMWNLAQALFGNIGYCGGMGFLVAAISIVTSILAVVVGVMHSRIPVSFSVVVPPATEFFA, translated from the exons ATGGCAAAGACTGGGGTCTCGGGGGTGGCGCCACGCCGCATGGGGGATCCAGAGAAGGCCCTTGCTGTGGCGATTGCAGCAAGGCTTCTCGGCATTACCGCCGGCTTTTTTAGCATTGTCCTTTGGCTGTTGATGGCCGTCACTTGCGCGCCTACCCTCACTGTCGACAGGAATGATCTTTTTTCGGACGTCAATGCTGCCCTCTGGAGGgaagccttcttctctttcaaTCCTCGAATCTTCG GCAACCTGTGGGCACCCTTCGTGATGGGCTGGACTTCtattcttctccactttaAGAATTTCAATGTGCCGCCTATCACACGCTCCTGGGCTCGATTCGCT atGTGGAATCTCGCCCAGGCGCTGTTTGGCAACATTGGGTATTGCGGAGGGATGGGTTTCTTAGTGGCTGCGATCAGCATCGTCACGTCTATTTTGGCTGTCGTTGTTGGGGTCATGCACAGCCGAATTCCGGTGTCATTCAGTGTGGTTGTTCCCCCTGCCACTGAGTTTTTTGCGTGA
- a CDS encoding hypothetical protein (encoded by transcript TGME49_220880), with protein sequence MDEEKKQRLLDALERRLVLCEEAVGMDPAKQKAMAALGMKKSQVADFNLSLVMNICRLHHQANQLFRGNLFEVEERYEQMKVWLENEQSAALNLMMTLEAKRAYVLQHEEMLRETAAQLRHLQDLEQFVNPPQLSELESFKERLKALDEQGNELTDRAIRLQGKIMNIAQAYNTTMNMLASVFEEWHEQLTEEETKPSSTAAQ encoded by the exons ATGgatgaggagaagaaacagcgcCTTTTGGACGCGCTGGAGCGCCGCCTCGTGCTCTGCGAAGAGGCTGTAGGCATGGACCctgcgaagcagaaag CTATGGCGGCGCTTGGAATGAAGAAGTCACAGGTGGCAGACTTCAACTTGTCTTTGGTTATGAACATTTGCCGGCTACACCATCAAGCGAATCAGCTGTTCCGTGGGAATCTCTTCGAAGTGGAAGAACGAT ATGAGCAAATGAAAGTGTGGCTCGAGAACGAGCAGTCAGCAGCTTTAAACCTCATGATGACCCttgaagcgaagagagcctACGTTCTTCAGCACGAAGAGATGCTCAGAGAGACGGCCGCACAGCTGCGGCACCTGCAGGATCTCGAGCAATTCGTGAACCCTCCTCAACTTTCGG AGCTGGAAAGCTTCAAAGAACGGCTGAAGGCTCTGGATGAACAGGGGAATGAGCTGACGGACAGGGCCATTCGCCTTCAGGGCAAAATTATGAACATCGCGCAAGCGTACAACACCACG ATGAATATGCTTGCCAGCGTTTTTGAAGAGTGGCACGAGCAGctgacagaggaagaaacgaagcctTCGAGTACAGCAGCGCAGTAA
- a CDS encoding hypothetical protein (encoded by transcript TGME49_220890~Predicted trans-membrane domain (TMHMM2.0):63-86), with translation MPKFFIFHVQRMRPHEHQSSIQARRHRSSPGSLPFPSSLHKTSRVLVNICNYFKMRYSCRCRECGWLRVAGCVVGFVTSLLLPVAALVGQQRTGVDGRFRMNVPINSWTTVERACLVGLPNNLVVDAMPTVDARGVQNMVVTGPSSRLCQWLADRVQSHNDQRGAWQKALLKEKSKYGWWRVWTRLALWQKEFPSPRIIATVTYFDFTDGDANPLATPWFSAIFTYELPPPADSFGVFDHLEGSFASFPGAAPKEVTLLLNPSSTFNMVLPEDRPNEPPDVSDVFNFLGYSSEQKEQTRAYFHIKFNDIGSTPVTFNLKLADFWSYGGDCIIKGNFLVTWSEYRTPCSLVHEVTNSMVTAYLADKVEAVKFIARGIDFFSNIVPGIEAVVDKPHLIGPDGKPVLDWSNKWVKLGFLSDPLLKKKLSRAKNFLSHIRAQMAVGLSEGILNPEKVF, from the exons ATGCCGAAATTTTTCATTTTTCATGTGCAACGGATGAGACCCCACGAGCATCAGTCCAGCATTCAAGCACGACGGCACAGAAGCAGCCCCGGCTCCCTGCCgttcccttcgtctcttcatAAAACATCTCGCGTACTTGTAAATATATGCAACTACTTTAAAATGAGATATAGTTGCCGATGTCGAGAGTGTGGCTGGTTGCGGGTTGCCGGCTGTGTCGTGGGGTTCGTCACTTCCTTGCTTTTGCCAGTAGCAGCGTTGGTCGGACAGCAGCGTACAGGAGTAGACGGGCGTTTCCGAATGAATGTTCCCATCAACTCATGGACAACAGTGGAACGCGCGTGCCTTGTGGGTCTTCCCAACAATCTAGTTGTTGATGCCATGCCCACAGTGGATGCCAGGGGCGTCCAGAACATGGTGGTAACAGGGCCAAGCTCACGACTATGCCAGTGGCTGGCAGACCGTGTCCAATCGCACAACGATCAGAGGGGTGCCTGGCAAAAGGCACTTTTGAAGGAGAA GTCAAAATACGGTTGGTGGCGTGTGTGGACGCGGTTGGCGCTCTGGCAGAAGGAATTCCCTTCCCCACGGATCATCGCAACGGTGACGTACTTCGATTTTACCGATGGCGACGCGAACCCATTGGCGACTCCTTGGTTTTCAGCAATATTCACGTATGAACTTCCGCCTCCGGCCGACAGTTTTGGCGTATTCGATCATCTTGAAGGGAGTTTCGCGTCGTTTCCTGGTGCTGCGCCCAAAGAAGTCACTCTGCTTCTGAATCCGTCTTCCACTTTTAACATGGTGTTGCCAGAAGACCGGCCAAATGAACCACCGGACGTGAGTGATGTTTTCAACTTTCTTGGGTACAGCAGCGAACAAAAAGAACAGACACGTGCGTACTTCCACATCAAGTTTAACGATATTGGAAGCACTCCGGTTACGTTCAACTTGAAACTCGCAGACTTCTGGAGCTATGGAGGAGACTGCATAATAAAAGG GAACTTCCTTGTTACTTGGAGCGAATACCGCACGCCATGCTCACTGGTTCACGAGGTCACCAACAGCATGGTGACAGCGTATCTCGCTGACAAGGTCGAGGCCGTCAAGTTTATCGCACGAGGAATCGATTTTTTCAGTAATATTGTGCCGGGCATCGAGGCCGTTGTTGACAAGCCTCACTTGATAGGACCTGACGGGAAGCCGGTGTTGGATTGGTCCAACAAATGGGTGAAACTAGGATTTTTAAGTGATCCTCTCCTTAAGAAGAAGCTCTCTCGCGCAAAGAATTTTCTATCTCACATCCGCGCGCAAATGGCTGTAGGATTGTCTGAGGGCATTTTGAATCCAGAAAAGGTCTTCTGA